From the Cloeon dipterum chromosome 4, ieCloDipt1.1, whole genome shotgun sequence genome, the window tttttatttattcggcATGCGGCAGACTCTGAATATATAGACTATCTACATGCAGAAAGATTCTACAGCGTGCGacacaaaaatacaaacgaacaaataatcaaatctGTCTGGAAAAGTCGAATTATATATTAATGGAAAGAGCAGGATTGCAACAATTGTACTCACCCATACAATCTACTTTCCCGTAGACCGCCCCTTTTAGATAAGgaaatgaaaggaaaaaatgcactcagttaaaaatcaaacacattatttttttatgtaataatatttacacACTACTATACAAAAGAACCGAGGGGAGGGCGAGGAGCGGCTTTCAAGCAGCCCTGCACCCCGCCCACGATAAAAATATGGAGCCTCAGAAACacaggaataattttaataatatatattgccACTTTGCAGCACGACCCAAATCAAGACacggctgcttttttattaaaaaataacatctacacaccgaattaaaaattacaattataacCACAAACATAAACATTCCATGGGAAAATAACCGATATACGCCTAGAAAGCcgtgaatgaatttatttgtgatggacaaattttaaacacgaCTTTCTATGCGTGTagcataaaaagtaaatttttctgcGATTACTCATGCAGTAAAGAGTTGTTTATCTTGGGATCAAAAGTAACAgaaaattctaataataatCTCAACAAAACCTTTATTCTATCCTTCCCTATGGCAAAAATctcgcaaaataaatttctctgatggttattttttataactttctCTGTGAATTCATTCAGCTCGAGCTTGGCAGGCTCCAATATCAATCAGTAATTTGCAATTAGAGAGATGttcatttttatgtaaatttgaattattgcttGGTACGcgagagagagtgagcgaTCGACGAGTCGGTCGGCAGACTTACCTCCCATTGCCTTGTCTGAACAGAGCCAAGATCTCCTCGAACGTTTTGTTCTTCGTTTCAGGCACCTTTTTGTATGTGAAGGTCCAGAATATGGCAAGAAACACGCTGAATGGCAAAAACGTGTAGTTTTCCAGTGCCGTCTGCGAAACAACAAGGGCAAAGGCGggattagaattatttttgcccGTAAAATTCGATTCTCCTTCAAATCTCCTTGCTTGGAAACGGGATTTGTGTGATAGACATTTCAAGAATGATAAGGAGAATTTAAATACACCACCGGGGGCCAGATCATCTTTGACGGAGCTTCTAAGCACACAAATCGATTCTTGAAGGGTCTAATTAGGTAAAGCGTATGTTTTGTCCCActaaaaagtccagcgcgacgtgcgcgtagcacaagtacaacttttttcttgccaaaatcatatgaatgtgagaactgcgcatgcgtgagagctggtttgagcacttgcagagagaccgcagcTGTACGAATGCCTTCTTTGTTAGATCaggccagctctgacgcatacGCACTTCTCACAAAGAAGttcttattgttttggcgggaaaaaagtttgcacgtcGCGCTTGACTTTTTggcggaaaaaacatccactttatcTAATTCGAGACCCTAAAGAATCGATTGATCTGCTCATAAGCTTTGTCAAAGACAGTTTTTAAGAGTTTCGcgagtgtatttttttatccaatcggcgtaattaattcatgcattgcaaattttaccGTTATTTCGTCGAAAACTCAGGTTCTTTACAACACCGTTCCCCACCCAACGCCATACCTGCGCGTCGCGCGAATCTGACTCCCCATGAACTAAACCATAAAGAGTTtcccatatatttttttgaatttaaaaaattttggtcaGACCTTCATGGTAGGGAAGAGGATTCCGACGAGGAAGTTGGCCATCCAGTTGACGAGCACGGCTATTGACATGGCGGCAGGTCTTGGACCCTGGGAGAAGAGCTCGGCCGTGATCATCCAGGGTATGGAGCCGGGCCCGACGGCGAAGAAGACGACGAAGCCGAGGATGGAGACGACCGAGAGGTACGACATCCAGTCGATCATTTCCTGTACATAACCAAAGAATTCCTATCAGCGCAGAGGATAGTGTCGTTTCTTTCCTAAGTAATGCCGGAGAAGCAGATAATTATTCTCaattactctctctctctctaagcgaatcaatatataaatataatatatggaTGCAGAAATATGGcgtgatatattttttgtataatatatCGCCAGTGCTGAGATTGCTCTTGTGATGTAAGACAAGTGTGTAGCCAAATTGGAGCGATGGCATAGAAATAGTATgtatagtaataataattgaatctCTCCTCCACGTCATATTAGGAAAGTTGTCGTGAAAACACTCAGGGGCAACTCAAAATCGGGGGAAAAACGGCTGAAAGGTGGCAAAGCCATGCCTAATGTGTGCGTTACtgtgttttaaattgtgcAGTTGAGCTTGAATTAGTTAAAtctctaaatatttatatgcaaACCCAgaaagaaattggatatcctTCAGAAGATACCCTGCTCAGATATCAAATTTCTTGAcgggaaattttcaatttttaaaagttctcTCGAATGATCTAAGTTACATCTTAATACCAGCTTGCATCCCATTAATCAGATAATTTGGAAGCCGAGTGGGAAGTGGGATGCcaaggcaataaattaataatcgagAGAGCTCAACCCGTTTGAATCGGGGGGCGTGTTGCCGGTGTGTCTGCCGGGCGGTCATTGCCGCACCGCGCGTTGTTCTTTATCAGATTGCGAGATTTACAGTGTGtgattgtgtgtgtgttcgtgtGTGGTGGTTAACGACGAGTGATAAATGTGATTTGTGTGTTGCTGGCAAGGGTGACGCAAATCAAGAGCGAGAACGACATGCAGGAGAGTGTCCGCCCGCGTTCGAGTGCTCGCCAGCTCGAAAACGCGGGCCTTTGTGCAATGGACACCATGCCCTGAAAGGCGAACATTAGCGCAAAATACAAGttcaattagattttttacaaaaaatcatcTCGTTTGCTGGCAGGTTTCgctaattggaaaaataattttcagatgtaattgatgaaaaattaattaatggacAGGAGTAAAGCATTcgaatgtttattttctaatcgattaaaattaagctaacaaggcaaaaataaatttgaaataaatgagcaataatttaaatcgctcgaagaattcattaaaaaaataatttaaattaaatatacttaatatttgaaagaattaaattaatccaattaaaaaaatgacggTGTTTCTTAAAAGCAgtcaattttatattctgcAACTAtacgtattttatttgttttctttgttaacgattaaaatagaaaagataaatttttgtgtcaaGTTCGTTAAAAATGGTTccaaaattcaactaaaaaacaaagcaaaaccTGCCAACAAACACTTGCGATTCATAGCAAGCTAGAAACCCTTCGTAGCACTTACCAATTGTGCAGATCTGACATAGAAATTGATTGTTATTTGggaaaattactaattttgtgaaatttagacatATTCCGagtctataaaaaaatttgaaatactgtggaaaattaatttaaattaatcatttccaGAATTTTGGAGCCCCTCTTCCCTCTTAAGTCTCTTTCTATTAgtttattcataattaaataaaattaactgtcccaaatttaaaagtttggctatttaaaatgtttagcattttagaaataataaaaaagacctgtctaaatttcacatccCTTCCAATCTCAATCACTGTTTTccttcccttttttattatttttttttgtgcaaGGAAAACCCTCCACCGTGCCTTGTTTTAACCTGCTGGGCGGCATGGAGGAAACGCACCTTTATAAGGAAGGAGATGGTGATGAAAATGGACATGATGAACATTCCCCCGAGCCCGTAGAGGTGGAGGGTGCGTCTGCCGGTGCGGTCCATCAGGGGGATGGAGACCAGCGTCATGCACACCATGATACAGCCTATTCCTATCGTGGCGAACTTGGCACTCTCGTCCGACAGACCCGAGCTGATGAACAGCCCCGTCGAGTAATAGAACACCTGGCAAATTAGAAAAagcaaattagttttattttaatttgagggtGAAAAGAGATAGGTCTCACAGCGTTGATGCCTGAGAGCTGTTGCGACAGCTGCATCACCACCCCGATGACCAGAGGCGAGCGCAGCGTCGGGGAGCAGATCAACTCGGACATGGAGATGGCAGATTCAGTCTGTTGAGCGCGCTCCTCAGCCCGCATCTCTTCGATATCCTCCTCTACTTGATTTGAGGCACGTAACCGTCGCAGGGCTACAacgacaaacaaaaattagccTTCAAaacaagtgaaaaaaattgctttaaaaattccagccaTCTGTTGGaagcttcaaacacttagggGTGAATTCTTTCTTCACCATATCTTTAGATCTAAacgtcagaattgcaaaaaagcaCACCGTTTGACTAGTACCATAATGATATGCAGGTTTTTAGAGGTGATCTACCCTCAACCCCCAATAACCATATATCAACCCcgatgtttttttctttcaaatttaaaaaaaaatacaaagggTGAGTTTTTGACAGATTTTGCCTGAAATTATCTGTGAAATAAACGTTTTCTCCCATTTTACATATCGTAAAACAGTGCCTTTAAATCTGTTGGCAACTTCAAACAAtaaaggtgaatttaaaaattacctctTCTAGCCTCCTCTTCCCATTGCTTTGTAATAAGAAGGTACCTCGGTGACTCTGGACACACGGGCAGAAGGATAAGCTGCAGGATTGCGGGGAAAATGGCCAAACCTgtagaaagagagaaaatgagCCTCCGATCCAAAATAAAGGGGATGGTATCAAGCTCTCGTCACGCATTGTACTATTTGTTGAAGCTTGGGAGGAGCGTGAGTGTATGAATAGGAATAAATAACAGCGGAGAGAGACAGCGTGTGCGCGGCGCTTGATAAGGAGCTTAGCAGCCGCGCAACAAAAGCCCACCTTGAGAATAATTAGAGACGAGTGCACAACAACTGATTTGGCGATAAGACATAAACACAGCCCAGATTTCGCTGCTCCGTCGCGCCAGCCTGCACATGAAAAGCggctcttaattaattttcagaaagcGTAAACGACACACTCGAGCTCGTCTTTGCCCAGCCTTGAGCCACAAAtcacaaaatgaataaaaatttcaatatattgaatttaagcagattataaagaaaaaaatatgttcgagaAACGCTGTACATTTATCATAGCCCTCATCAagctgaataaaatttaaagtttaaaaatgtgatcacattttcaattatataattaaattttaagtagtggttttattaacaattagccaaaattaaatctatagaaaattcattggaataaaacaaaacgctATTTAACCATatcaaagttaattaaaataaaacggatTTGTATGTTTCGGTGTGGGAGGATGAGCGACGAGAGCAATGAATCAGGGGGGCAAAAGTTAATTAGTCTGACCAAGGAGGACGGGCCAGCCGTCGTTGGTGCCAAGAATCTGCTCGACGCCGAGCACTTGCGAGATGAGCAGACCCACGGTGACCGCCAACTGGTTCACCGTGCCCAGCCCGCCCCGCAGATTCAGCGGCGCGATCTCCGAAATGTACATCGGCACTAGCGAGGTGTTCAGAcctgcgaaaataaattaggtgcTCAGCCACACGTCACTGCAAATTAACCACATTGAAATATAGGAGAGAGGAGATCGAGAGGACGAGCAATTCATTATTTGttagaagaaaattacaaatttttaaatgctctCATTGTGGATGGTTGAATTTTGTCTAATAATTTACTAAGAAAATAATACTCTGAATTAGGAATATTAGCATAATTGAATATCTTAGAGGAGGATAAGGCGTGAATAAATCAGTCCTAAGAAatcaaaaccattttaatgataatcatttatgtaaattaaataaaaataatgctccacaacaatttaattatttaaataatctggACTTCAATCAAATTTCTGACAAGAACATCtaaattaatcacaaaattcgt encodes:
- the Glut1 gene encoding glucose transporter type 1 isoform X25 — its product is MAACRFQGLTMFLSYAIFAAVLGMLQFGYNTGVINAPELNIENFMKDVYKDRFGEDIPEEKVKILYSIAVSIFAIGGMVGGFSGGTIANRFGRKGGLLLNNFLGIGGACLMGVTKIAHSYEILFLGRFIIGVNCGLNTSLVPMYISEIAPLNLRGGLGTVNQLAVTVGLLISQVLGVEQILGTNDGWPVLLGLAIFPAILQLILLPVCPESPRYLLITKQWEEEARRALRRLRASNQVEEDIEEMRAEERAQQTESAISMSELICSPTLRSPLVIGVVMQLSQQLSGINAVFYYSTGLFISSGLSDESAKFATIGIGCIMVCMTLVSIPLMDRTGRRTLHLYGLGGMFIMSIFITISFLIKEFFGYVQEMIDWMSYLSVVSILGFVVFFAVGPGSIPWMITAELFSQGPRPAAMSIAVLVNWMANFLVGILFPTMKTALENYTFLPFSVFLAIFWTFTYKKVPETKNKTFEEILALFRQGNGRGGLRESRLYGSMLNCVNALEERMMQADPGASIFDSKPLPDSSVCERSSRELGQSAARRPRAARQARCRSAGLVPPPSFRTPAV
- the Glut1 gene encoding glucose transporter type 1 isoform X24 — encoded protein: MPLLFQLVDNCAGLTMFLSYAIFAAVLGMLQFGYNTGVINAPELNIENFMKDVYKDRFGEDIPEEKVKILYSIAVSIFAIGGMVGGFSGGTIANRFGRKGGLLLNNFLGIGGACLMGVTKIAHSYEILFLGRFIIGVNCGLNTSLVPMYISEIAPLNLRGGLGTVNQLAVTVGLLISQVLGVEQILGTNDGWPVLLGLAIFPAILQLILLPVCPESPRYLLITKQWEEEARRALRRLRASNQVEEDIEEMRAEERAQQTESAISMSELICSPTLRSPLVIGVVMQLSQQLSGINAVFYYSTGLFISSGLSDESAKFATIGIGCIMVCMTLVSIPLMDRTGRRTLHLYGLGGMFIMSIFITISFLIKEFFGYVQEMIDWMSYLSVVSILGFVVFFAVGPGSIPWMITAELFSQGPRPAAMSIAVLVNWMANFLVGILFPTMKTALENYTFLPFSVFLAIFWTFTYKKVPETKNKTFEEILALFRQGNGRGGLRESRLYGSMLNCVNALEERMMQADPGASIFDSKPLPDSSVCERSSRELGQSAARRPRAARQARCRSAGLVPPPSFRTPAV